The following are encoded in a window of Mycolicibacterium tusciae JS617 genomic DNA:
- a CDS encoding fused MFS/spermidine synthase has product MSEASSPPDEQPSPPHVPGVGARAAVVLVFVSSAAVLVVEITALRLLAPYLGLTLETSTLVIGIALSAIALGSWAGGRIADKIDSRRLIGPALGVSGAVVAFTPAVVRTAAEWAPPALLLLASLTILLPGALLSAVTPMVTKMRLTRLAQTGTVVGSLSGVGTVGAIAGTVITGFVLISRLPVSAILVGLGALLVLSSAVVEWRMRTLRSGNAAVLAIVIVAGGLAGYVAPGGCDVETQYHCAGIVADPERDSGRTLVLDGVRHSYVDINDPNLLQFTYVRAFAAAVDAAFSAGEPLAAYHLGGGGLTFPRYLAAARPETRSLVSEIDSGVVRIDREKLGLTSETGIDVHVEDARLGLRQLAAGSRDLVVGDAFGGVSVPWHLTTIEAIADIRRVLNADGVYVANLIDYGDLAFIRAEVATLEQVFDHVVLAGEPNDVGVDPATASIGGNFVVLASDRRIDPRAIQDALDAHATQWAFVADDDLSAWIGDAQVLTDDHAPVDQLVEPNRPRSRQ; this is encoded by the coding sequence GTGTCCGAAGCGTCCTCTCCACCTGACGAGCAGCCCTCGCCCCCGCACGTTCCCGGTGTGGGTGCCCGTGCCGCGGTAGTCCTTGTGTTCGTGTCCTCGGCCGCCGTCCTGGTTGTCGAGATCACCGCTCTGCGATTGCTGGCTCCCTACCTGGGGCTAACGCTCGAGACCAGCACTCTGGTGATCGGCATCGCACTCTCCGCGATCGCCCTCGGTTCCTGGGCGGGTGGGCGCATTGCCGACAAGATTGATTCGCGCCGCCTCATTGGGCCCGCGCTGGGTGTGTCGGGCGCCGTCGTCGCCTTCACCCCGGCGGTGGTCCGAACGGCAGCGGAGTGGGCGCCGCCGGCGCTGCTCCTGCTTGCATCGCTGACCATACTGCTGCCAGGCGCCCTGCTGTCCGCCGTGACGCCGATGGTGACGAAGATGCGTCTGACCAGGCTTGCCCAGACCGGGACAGTCGTCGGGTCGCTGTCGGGGGTGGGCACCGTGGGGGCCATCGCCGGCACCGTCATCACCGGATTCGTCTTGATCTCGCGGCTGCCGGTCAGCGCCATCCTGGTTGGCCTCGGAGCGCTACTGGTGTTGAGCAGTGCCGTTGTCGAGTGGCGAATGCGCACATTGCGCAGCGGAAACGCCGCGGTACTCGCGATCGTGATCGTCGCCGGCGGTCTCGCCGGCTACGTCGCTCCCGGTGGCTGCGATGTGGAGACCCAATACCACTGCGCCGGGATCGTCGCGGACCCCGAGCGCGACAGCGGCCGCACACTCGTACTGGACGGTGTGCGGCACTCCTACGTTGACATCAACGATCCGAACCTCCTGCAGTTCACCTACGTCCGCGCCTTTGCGGCCGCCGTTGACGCCGCATTTTCTGCGGGCGAGCCGCTCGCGGCCTACCACCTTGGTGGAGGCGGGCTCACTTTCCCCCGATATCTCGCCGCGGCACGGCCCGAAACGCGAAGCCTCGTCTCCGAGATCGATAGCGGCGTCGTGCGTATAGACCGCGAAAAGCTCGGTCTGACATCAGAGACCGGGATCGACGTACATGTCGAGGACGCCAGGCTGGGCCTGCGCCAACTCGCCGCAGGCAGCCGTGATCTCGTCGTCGGCGACGCGTTCGGAGGTGTCAGCGTCCCATGGCATCTCACGACCATCGAAGCGATAGCCGACATTCGCCGAGTGCTCAACGCAGACGGCGTTTACGTTGCCAACCTGATCGACTACGGGGACCTGGCCTTCATACGTGCCGAGGTCGCCACCCTCGAGCAGGTCTTCGATCACGTTGTCCTTGCGGGCGAACCCAACGACGTCGGCGTCGATCCGGCTACTGCATCCATCGGCGGCAACTTCGTCGTCCTCGCCTCCGACCGACGAATCGACCCGCGGGCCATCCAAGACGCACTGGATGCTCACGCAACGCAGTGGGCATTCGTCGCCGACGATGATCTGAGTGCCTGGATCGGCGACGCCCAGGTGCTCACCGATGACCACGCTCCCGTCGACCAGCTTGTCGAGCCCAATCGCCCCCGAAGCCGCCAGTGA
- a CDS encoding metal-sensitive transcriptional regulator, which yields MVGDEDSIALVLNRLRRAHGQLAGVITMIEQGRECKDVVTQLAAVSRALDKAGFKIAATGLRECLTGEAAEGKQPMTEAELEKLFLALA from the coding sequence ATGGTCGGCGACGAAGACAGTATCGCGTTGGTGCTCAACCGGCTGCGCCGTGCCCACGGCCAGCTCGCCGGGGTGATCACGATGATCGAACAGGGTCGTGAATGCAAGGACGTCGTCACCCAGCTAGCTGCGGTCTCGCGGGCACTGGACAAAGCCGGCTTCAAGATCGCGGCTACCGGACTGCGGGAATGCCTGACCGGGGAGGCTGCCGAAGGCAAGCAGCCGATGACCGAGGCGGAGCTGGAAAAGCTCTTCCTCGCTTTGGCCTGA
- a CDS encoding DUF302 domain-containing protein, with amino-acid sequence MSYALSTTLHTSFEDAVERTRKALADQGFGVLTEIDMKATLKAKLGEDMEDYLILGACNPPLAHRAVNVDRQIGLLLPCNVVVRADPAAGDDTVIVDAMDPQVMVRLSDQPGLREVADDAAVKLQAAIDSLGQTADAR; translated from the coding sequence ATGAGTTACGCACTGTCGACCACGCTGCACACCTCGTTCGAGGACGCGGTGGAACGGACCCGCAAAGCGTTAGCGGACCAGGGTTTCGGTGTGCTCACCGAGATCGATATGAAGGCCACGCTGAAAGCCAAACTCGGTGAAGACATGGAGGACTACCTGATCCTCGGGGCCTGTAACCCGCCGCTGGCGCACCGCGCGGTCAACGTAGACCGTCAGATCGGATTGCTGCTGCCCTGCAACGTGGTTGTGCGTGCCGACCCCGCGGCTGGCGATGACACGGTGATCGTCGACGCGATGGATCCGCAGGTGATGGTTCGCCTCTCCGATCAGCCGGGGCTGCGGGAGGTCGCCGACGACGCCGCGGTCAAGCTGCAGGCCGCGATCGATTCCCTCGGCCAGACGGCCGACGCGCGGTAG